A genomic region of Papaver somniferum cultivar HN1 chromosome 7, ASM357369v1, whole genome shotgun sequence contains the following coding sequences:
- the LOC113299021 gene encoding probable ribose-5-phosphate isomerase 3, chloroplastic: MSTLSLLSHTSSLKSSSNSIYNNGISRLLLHTPSTLKLHQSHSSMSIKAFSSPSPTPMPTQDDLKKLAADKAVEYVSSGMVLGLGTGSTAAFVVAKIGELLKSGELKDIVGIPTSTRTYEQAKSLGIPLSVLDDHPVLDLSIDGADEVDPDLNLVKGRGGALLREKMVEAASKKFVVVVDDTKLVDGLGGSGLAMPVEVVQFCWKYNLIRLQELFKEEGCEAKLRIDADGKPYVTDNSNYIVDLYFKTPIRDGLAAGKEISSFQGVVEHGLFLDMATAVIIAGKEGVSVKSK; the protein is encoded by the coding sequence ATGTCTACCTTATCTCTGCTATCCCACACATCCTCTCTGAAATCCTCCTCTAATTCCATCTACAACAATGGAATCAGTAGACTTCTCCTACACACTCCATCAACCCTTAAACTACACCAGTCCCATTCATCAATGTCAATCAAAGCTTTTTCATCACCATCTCCAACTCCAATGCCTACtcaagatgacttgaaaaaactAGCAGCAGATAAAGCTGTTGAATATGTTAGTAGTGGTATGGTTTTAGGTCTTGGTACTGGATCTACAGCTGCTTTTGTTGTAGCCAAAATTGGTGAATTACTAAAATCTGGTGAGCTTAAAGACATAGTTGGTATTCCTACATCAACAAGAACCTATGAACAGGCGAAATCTCTAGGTATTCCGTTATCAGTTCTTGATGATCATCCAGTTCTTGATTTGTCTATTGACGGTGCTGATGAAGTTGACCCAGATTTGAATCTAGTGAAAGGCCGAGGCGGCGCGTTATTAAGAGAGAAAATGGTTGAAGCAGCGTCAAAGAaatttgttgttgtggttgatgaTACTAAATTAGTTGATGGTCTTGGTGGTAGTGGATTAGCAATGCCTGTTGAAGTTGTACAGTTTTGTTGGAAGTATAATTTGATTAGGTTACAAGAATTGTttaaagaagaaggttgtgaagcAAAATTGAGAATTGATGCTGATGGGAAACCTTATGTTACTGACAATTCTAATTATATTGTTGATTTGTATTTTAAGACACCAATTAGAGATGGATTAGCAGCTGGTAAAGAGATTTCGTCGTTCCAAGGTGTCGTCGAACATGGATTGTTTCTTGATATGGCCACTGCTGTTATTATTGCTGGTAAAGAAGGTGTCAGTGTGAAAAGCAAGTGA